The proteins below are encoded in one region of Acidithiobacillus ferrooxidans ATCC 23270:
- a CDS encoding tyrosine-type recombinase/integrase: MNLSELISLYIAHKRALGYRFLTEDHLLRSFCRAVGDRPIETIGADAVSIFLNGKGSVTAYWYKKYHVLTGCYRFALARGMVTAIPLPRSVPKQDGPIFVPYIYSHAELKRLIDVLPALCAGRSRIDDYVFKALLLLMYGAGLRISEALSLHIHDVDLQQTILYVRETKFYKTRIVPLGKDLTQILNEYIAKRNNRYSAATDAPFFCFRDGTPLSRSAAHGLFRRVRAKADVLKEGGPRHQPRLHDLRHSAAVHRLIAWYRCGADLRDLLPKLATYLGHVDLSATQRYLTMTPELLHEASLRFAHYALEKDHD; this comes from the coding sequence GTGAACCTCTCAGAACTGATTTCTCTCTACATCGCCCATAAACGTGCGCTCGGATATCGGTTTCTAACAGAGGACCACTTGTTGAGATCTTTTTGCCGGGCAGTCGGTGATAGGCCAATAGAAACTATCGGTGCAGACGCCGTATCTATTTTTTTAAATGGCAAGGGGTCCGTTACGGCCTACTGGTACAAGAAATATCATGTGTTAACCGGATGTTACCGATTCGCATTGGCACGCGGGATGGTCACTGCAATCCCGCTGCCTCGCAGTGTACCAAAGCAGGACGGGCCCATATTTGTGCCTTATATTTATTCCCACGCAGAGTTGAAAAGACTGATTGATGTCCTTCCCGCTCTTTGCGCCGGACGCTCCAGAATCGACGATTACGTCTTCAAAGCCCTTCTGTTACTGATGTATGGTGCAGGACTTAGAATCAGTGAAGCGCTATCGCTCCATATCCATGACGTCGACCTGCAACAGACCATTCTATATGTTCGCGAGACGAAGTTTTACAAGACCCGCATAGTCCCATTAGGCAAGGATTTAACCCAAATTCTGAATGAATATATCGCCAAACGGAATAACCGCTACTCAGCAGCTACAGATGCGCCGTTCTTCTGCTTCCGTGACGGCACACCACTGAGTAGATCCGCCGCCCATGGTCTGTTTCGGCGCGTACGCGCTAAAGCTGACGTCCTCAAAGAGGGTGGCCCGAGGCATCAGCCACGCCTTCACGATCTTCGCCACTCAGCCGCTGTGCATCGCCTTATTGCCTGGTATCGCTGCGGTGCAGATTTGCGCGATTTGTTGCCCAAGTTGGCAACCTATCTTGGGCACGTCGATCTTTCGGCAACACAACGTTATTTGACCATGACACCAGAGTTACTTCACGAGGCGAGCCTGCGCTTCGCACACTATGCATTGGAGAAAGACCATGACTGA
- a CDS encoding tyrosine-type recombinase/integrase → MTDVTLLGPWIRRFLLEYLVRERNLSINTQRSYRDMLSLFLPHVSKQLNKSVDRLTVSDLSADLIRQFLSDIEESRHCLAATRNQRLGGLHALARFIGENSPEHIEWCSQIRLIPFKKTAYPGITYLEKPEMDALLESPDRQTPQGQRDYALLLFLYNTGARASEAADLRIVDVDWHAQCAHIIGKGNKRRTCPLWPTTLDQLRALATQRGLDQRVFLNRNGQPITRFGIHTMVERHAARACVQVPSMSTKQVSPHVIRHSTATHLLRAGVDINTVRAWLGHVSLTTTNIYAETDLETKTRALATCAPPTAEGMATKHWRQQPDLMAFLHGL, encoded by the coding sequence ATGACTGACGTGACCCTGCTTGGCCCCTGGATACGGCGATTTCTACTGGAGTATCTGGTACGAGAGCGCAATCTTTCGATAAATACCCAGCGCAGCTATCGAGATATGCTGTCCCTTTTTCTGCCCCACGTGAGTAAACAACTCAACAAATCCGTGGACCGATTAACGGTATCTGATCTGTCGGCAGACCTTATCCGTCAATTCCTTAGTGATATTGAGGAAAGCCGCCACTGTCTCGCCGCCACCCGCAATCAGCGCCTCGGCGGCCTGCACGCGTTGGCTCGATTCATTGGTGAAAATAGTCCTGAGCATATCGAGTGGTGTTCACAAATCCGGCTGATTCCTTTTAAAAAAACGGCATATCCAGGCATTACCTATCTCGAAAAGCCAGAAATGGACGCCCTTTTAGAATCTCCAGATCGCCAGACCCCTCAAGGCCAACGTGATTACGCCTTATTACTGTTTCTCTACAACACTGGGGCGCGTGCCAGTGAAGCTGCCGATCTCAGGATCGTTGATGTGGATTGGCATGCTCAATGCGCCCACATTATCGGCAAAGGTAACAAGCGGCGTACCTGTCCATTGTGGCCGACCACTCTGGATCAATTGCGTGCGCTAGCAACGCAACGTGGGTTGGATCAACGAGTTTTTTTAAATCGCAACGGCCAACCCATCACACGCTTTGGTATCCATACGATGGTCGAACGACATGCTGCTAGGGCTTGTGTGCAAGTGCCATCAATGAGTACGAAGCAGGTCAGTCCACATGTGATCCGCCACAGCACGGCAACCCACCTTTTACGTGCTGGCGTGGACATCAATACCGTCCGAGCCTGGCTGGGACACGTTTCGCTCACTACGACCAACATCTACGCTGAGACTGACCTCGAGACTAAAACTCGTGCGTTGGCGACATGTGCTCCGCCCACAGCAGAGGGGATGGCAACGAAACATTGGCGTCAGCAGCCGGACCTGATGGCCTTCCTCCACGGCTTATAG